In Chitinophaga sp. HK235, a single window of DNA contains:
- a CDS encoding thioredoxin family protein has translation MKKMVWTLLLSFAIVLPVIKTQAQAQTHDLEHIYNPAADAKADIAAAVKKAAEEKKHVLIQIGGNWCIWCKRLYKFVEDDAELKAMMNKNYVVYHLNYSKENKNLPILQELGYPQRFGFPVLVVLDAKGNRLHTQNTGLLESADSYDRKKLMEFFKQWSPAALLPSNYINE, from the coding sequence ATGAAGAAGATGGTGTGGACATTGCTGCTGAGCTTTGCGATCGTTTTACCGGTGATAAAAACACAGGCGCAGGCGCAGACACATGACCTGGAGCACATTTACAATCCTGCCGCTGATGCCAAAGCGGATATAGCCGCTGCCGTGAAAAAAGCTGCCGAAGAAAAGAAACATGTTTTGATACAGATAGGTGGTAACTGGTGCATCTGGTGCAAACGCTTATACAAATTCGTAGAAGATGATGCAGAGCTGAAAGCTATGATGAACAAAAACTATGTAGTGTACCACCTCAACTACAGCAAGGAAAACAAAAACCTGCCCATTTTACAGGAACTGGGATATCCACAACGTTTCGGGTTCCCGGTGCTGGTAGTACTGGATGCCAAAGGCAACCGCCTGCATACCCAGAATACCGGCCTGCTTGAATCAGCAGACTCCTACGACCGGAAGAAGCTCATGGAGTTCTTCAAACAATGGTCTCCCGCCGCTTTGCTGCCTTCCAATTACATCAACGAATAA
- the ppk1 gene encoding polyphosphate kinase 1 yields the protein MSIPLYNRDLSWLSFNYRVLQMAADTQVPLYERIKFLSIFSSNLDEFFRVRMPAILAINKVLERDPEAAGEESPSPETLQQVLDTINQQQEEYGRIFTGSVLPDLQQNGISLHYGPSADPAAMATLTRTYFLSAVLAWLQPVWLSQRHKKFFPENNALYLVVTLSPEQAPDTQETVLVNIPSGLKRFITLDSPDGVFRIAFLDDVIRVHLPYIFRGYTIQNSYCIKLTRNAEIDMDEMKGDILEEVETLIRKRELGVPTRFLYDATMPLQLRNFLADHFEVAGNEMVPGGRYHNLKDLADLPMPAGFTDALYPKARPSANPEANTADYLLDLIQRQDLLVHLPYQQYDPVLRFFNEAAIDPDVAEIYVTLYRIASGSQIAQALISGARNGKAVTVFVELKARFDEANNIRWSKKMKEAGVKLIYSIPGMKVHAKTALVKRRRGYQWDYSGLIATGNFNESTARFYTDHVLFTSHAGITREMELLFLYLQSREQPMAYHFLQFQHLLVAQFNMMTRFTDMIDREIANAHQGLPAVITIKVNNLQEKAMIAKLYEASQAGVQVNLIVRSINCLLPDITESRNIRVIRIVDRYLEHARVFIFHNNGKEEVYMGSADWMNRNLYRRIEVCVQIYDTALQQQLKDIIALQLGDSGQAQKAIQSYVQNIV from the coding sequence ATGAGTATTCCTTTATATAACCGTGATCTGAGCTGGTTGTCATTTAATTATCGGGTATTGCAGATGGCTGCCGATACACAGGTGCCATTGTATGAACGTATCAAATTCCTGTCTATATTTTCATCCAACCTCGACGAATTTTTCAGAGTGAGGATGCCGGCCATACTGGCCATCAATAAGGTACTGGAGCGCGATCCGGAAGCTGCCGGTGAAGAATCTCCTTCACCCGAAACCCTGCAGCAGGTGCTGGATACCATCAATCAACAACAGGAAGAATATGGCCGGATATTTACCGGCAGTGTCCTGCCCGATTTACAGCAAAATGGTATATCCCTGCACTACGGTCCCTCCGCCGACCCGGCGGCCATGGCCACTCTGACCAGGACTTACTTCCTGTCGGCCGTCCTGGCCTGGCTGCAGCCGGTATGGCTGAGCCAACGCCATAAAAAATTCTTCCCGGAGAATAATGCATTATACCTGGTGGTCACCCTCTCCCCTGAGCAGGCGCCCGATACACAGGAAACAGTGCTCGTTAATATCCCTTCCGGGCTGAAACGCTTTATCACACTGGATTCACCCGATGGTGTATTTCGTATTGCCTTTCTCGATGATGTGATCAGAGTACATCTGCCCTATATTTTCCGCGGATATACCATACAAAACAGTTACTGCATCAAGCTGACGCGTAATGCGGAAATAGATATGGATGAAATGAAAGGTGATATCCTGGAAGAAGTAGAAACGTTGATCCGTAAACGTGAGTTGGGTGTCCCTACCCGTTTTCTGTATGATGCCACCATGCCGCTGCAGCTGCGCAATTTCCTGGCCGATCATTTTGAGGTGGCTGGCAACGAAATGGTGCCTGGAGGCCGTTACCACAACCTGAAAGATCTCGCCGATCTGCCGATGCCGGCAGGGTTTACAGATGCCCTGTATCCCAAAGCCAGGCCCTCAGCCAATCCGGAGGCAAATACAGCCGATTACCTGCTAGACCTCATTCAGCGGCAGGACCTACTGGTACATCTCCCTTATCAACAATACGATCCCGTACTGCGCTTCTTTAATGAAGCAGCTATCGATCCTGATGTGGCCGAGATATATGTAACCCTTTACCGCATTGCTTCCGGCTCCCAGATAGCGCAGGCACTGATCAGCGGCGCCCGTAACGGCAAAGCAGTGACGGTATTCGTGGAACTGAAAGCCCGTTTTGATGAAGCCAATAATATCCGCTGGTCTAAAAAAATGAAAGAAGCCGGGGTAAAACTCATCTATAGTATCCCCGGCATGAAAGTACATGCCAAAACAGCGCTGGTAAAGCGGCGCCGCGGTTATCAATGGGACTATTCCGGTTTGATTGCCACCGGTAACTTCAACGAAAGCACTGCCCGTTTCTATACCGACCATGTGCTCTTTACCTCACATGCCGGTATCACCCGGGAAATGGAACTGTTGTTCCTCTACCTCCAAAGCAGGGAACAACCGATGGCTTATCATTTCCTGCAGTTCCAGCACCTGCTGGTGGCCCAGTTCAATATGATGACCCGTTTTACTGATATGATAGATCGGGAGATAGCCAACGCCCATCAGGGCCTGCCGGCGGTCATTACCATTAAGGTGAACAACCTGCAGGAAAAAGCCATGATCGCCAAGCTGTATGAAGCCAGCCAGGCCGGCGTACAGGTAAACCTGATCGTACGTAGTATCAACTGCCTGCTGCCGGATATTACCGAAAGCCGCAATATCCGAGTGATAAGGATCGTAGACCGTTACCTGGAACATGCGCGGGTATTCATTTTCCACAATAATGGCAAAGAAGAAGTGTATATGGGTTCTGCAGACTGGATGAACCGGAACCTGTACAGACGCATAGAAGTATGTGTGCAGATATATGATACTGCCCTGCAGCAGCAGCTGAAAGACATCATCGCCTTACAGCTGGGAGATAGTGGACAGGCGCAAAAAGCCATACAGTCCTATGTGCAAAATATAGTGTAA
- a CDS encoding MBL fold metallo-hydrolase RNA specificity domain-containing protein encodes MKIAFHGAARTVTGSKHLITLKNGKKILLDCGMFQGMGAETDDMNRDFGFEPSEITYMVLSHAHIDHSGLIPRLVKMGYNGHIFCTPGTRDMTEILLLDSAEIQEDDVKFTNKKRANEGKPYVLPLYTIEDAKNAIRFLKPMEYNTWTNIDPDVQLMFTDAGHIVGAASVHLRITEGGKTEQISFSGDIGRYNDAILKSPATFPQADYILIESTYGSTLHADAAPADAELLRYIRETCVEKRGKLIIPAFSVGRTQELLYALNKAQLNGTLPAVEIFVDSPLSTEATAVTKSHPEVFNREVSDILKRDDDPFDFPGLHYVKSVDESKNLNFRREPCVIISASGMAEAGRVKHHIANNIDEERNTILIVGYCEPQSLGGRLMRGSKEVSIYGTRYEVKAEVGVIRSMSAHGDYEDLSQWLACQNPADVKKLFLVHGEYDVQTIFKNWLIKKGFLDIEIPERHYEIGLK; translated from the coding sequence ATGAAAATAGCATTTCATGGTGCCGCCCGTACCGTTACTGGCTCTAAGCACCTCATCACATTAAAAAATGGCAAAAAGATCCTGCTGGATTGTGGAATGTTTCAAGGCATGGGTGCTGAAACAGACGATATGAACAGGGACTTCGGCTTTGAACCTTCAGAGATCACCTACATGGTACTTTCACATGCCCATATCGATCACTCCGGTCTTATCCCCCGACTGGTAAAAATGGGCTACAACGGGCATATCTTCTGCACACCAGGCACCCGCGACATGACCGAAATCCTGCTGCTCGATTCTGCCGAAATACAGGAAGATGATGTGAAATTCACCAATAAAAAAAGGGCAAACGAAGGCAAACCGTACGTGCTCCCGTTATACACCATCGAAGATGCCAAAAATGCTATTCGTTTCCTCAAACCCATGGAATACAACACATGGACTAATATTGATCCCGATGTACAACTGATGTTCACCGATGCCGGCCACATTGTGGGCGCCGCCTCTGTACACCTGCGTATCACCGAAGGCGGTAAAACAGAACAGATCTCCTTCAGCGGAGATATAGGCCGGTATAATGATGCCATCCTTAAATCACCCGCCACTTTTCCACAGGCTGATTATATACTCATCGAATCTACCTATGGCAGCACGCTCCATGCCGATGCCGCCCCTGCAGATGCAGAGCTGTTACGATATATCCGTGAAACCTGCGTCGAAAAAAGAGGGAAGCTGATTATCCCCGCTTTCAGCGTAGGCCGTACCCAGGAACTGCTCTATGCGCTCAATAAAGCGCAGCTCAACGGTACCCTGCCTGCTGTCGAGATCTTTGTAGACAGCCCATTGTCTACCGAAGCTACAGCCGTTACCAAATCACATCCCGAAGTGTTTAACCGTGAAGTGTCCGATATATTGAAAAGAGATGACGACCCCTTTGATTTTCCGGGACTGCACTATGTAAAATCTGTGGATGAGTCTAAAAACCTCAACTTCCGCAGAGAACCCTGCGTGATCATCTCCGCATCCGGTATGGCGGAAGCAGGCCGCGTTAAACATCATATTGCCAACAACATCGATGAAGAACGCAACACCATCCTGATCGTTGGCTATTGCGAGCCGCAATCCCTTGGCGGACGCCTGATGCGGGGCTCCAAAGAAGTATCGATCTATGGTACCCGTTACGAAGTAAAGGCGGAAGTAGGTGTTATCCGTTCTATGAGCGCCCACGGCGACTACGAAGACCTCAGCCAGTGGCTGGCCTGCCAGAACCCTGCTGATGTGAAAAAATTATTCCTGGTACACGGAGAATATGATGTACAGACCATCTTTAAAAACTGGCTGATCAAAAAAGGTTTCCTGGATATCGAAATTCCGGAAAGACATTACGAGATAGGCCTGAAATAA
- a CDS encoding DUF4442 domain-containing protein has protein sequence MNNGMTTFNTDAVHAFKKFAQHPFKFSAYLFWKLPAAWLAGVRLQSLQDETCVTSVPYRWLSQNPFRSTYFACLSMAAELSTGLPAMMYVQSVPRRVSMLVTGMESTFVKKATGLTYFTCNDLPALRAAIEKALHQEEAVSITMCSEGRDKQGTLIATFTITWSFKGKS, from the coding sequence ATGAATAACGGCATGACCACTTTTAACACGGATGCTGTGCACGCTTTTAAAAAGTTTGCACAGCATCCGTTTAAGTTTTCGGCCTACCTGTTTTGGAAACTGCCAGCAGCGTGGCTGGCGGGGGTACGCCTTCAATCCCTTCAGGATGAAACCTGCGTTACTTCCGTACCTTACCGCTGGCTGTCACAGAACCCTTTCCGTTCTACCTACTTCGCCTGTCTGTCTATGGCTGCAGAGCTGAGTACCGGACTACCCGCCATGATGTATGTGCAGAGTGTTCCCAGGCGTGTATCCATGCTCGTTACCGGCATGGAATCCACCTTTGTCAAAAAAGCGACCGGCCTTACTTACTTTACCTGCAATGACCTACCTGCCCTGAGAGCAGCCATAGAAAAGGCGCTCCATCAGGAAGAAGCTGTCTCCATCACCATGTGCAGCGAAGGCAGGGACAAGCAAGGCACGCTAATTGCCACCTTCACTATCACCTGGTCTTTTAAAGGTAAATCGTAA
- a CDS encoding sensor histidine kinase: MIHKLIQVITPQRYPTVRHLYCLLCLIIMAGTAIGQQTNLSYHFRHLDISTGLASNHVSAILQDRKGFIWIASTALQRYDGTNLVTMANFDRVPGSIYYDDICLCEDNRGRIWMGTPDNIRVYDPVTTLIKTLKVANRAELPEGLQCSNIIQDHAGVMWATTRDGLMRFDEATFSFHKAAGIPETDRLQMQDGLMEDEAGNLWISGQEHLYILDRDRKQLFTPDHNPQRLRILDIRNSFKKIYTDANHQIWLAGRGGILYHYDQLKNTLKEHHFIAPDTKHYPAAQQQTDPIFDVLADGDNRLWVATEKGGIFRFNEATRQFDVNITSNNADERGFHYDYEANCMLSDREGHLWIGTDRGINILSMHNTSFRMFDHRTPFIKTKERLPAAEVTGIFQGSNGDIYVGYWGKGFSRLSSQLQLLGNYFHSGDSTTSIPEERGLVWSFAELKDGTILVGQENGTLSLFNPATGRFTRHLNPPALYKQTLLRMLVQDTMVWIGLYKRGLASWNPRTNQFVHYHEITDSLKRPLSVMQIVAEKDSLLWLGSSSGGLILFDPRSRRIVDRQTFEWDKHIYNNVTSLVRYNDSTLLAGTDHGLWVYNTNRDTYTPVKINGKLFDEWVLSIREDIPGKVWFTTPYGFYRLTLPDKLETFTQNDDIIDNTRKVRRRITWLKDGRLLVGASDHFVVFEPDKLEVAPPPPDVTIVNMKALDSTVLIEEARRDGKPVELNHRQNFIGVEFKSLLYHHEKIRYYYQLEGLDENWVSAESILVAKYTNLAPGHYTFRVRAVNTAGTFSRHISELKIFIRPAFWQTSWFRLLCLLTAIALVYLYFKLRITSVKKEARERAAIQQQMAQLEMKALRAQMNPHFIFNALNSIQTFMMKSETEQALSYLARFARLIRNVLDNSQLNNIPVSKEVNMLTNYLELEKLRFTDQFEYQFIIDPTLELDLVEIPTMILQPFVENAIWHGILHTRTKGKITITFSRKEDRVLCSVEDNGVGREKSAALRKMEKQHYSRGLQITRDRLQLYNSRFNVDASFDIEDLTDEAGNPTGTRVNICFPYVEE, encoded by the coding sequence ATGATCCACAAACTTATTCAGGTTATTACACCACAACGGTATCCTACAGTCAGGCACCTGTATTGTCTGTTGTGTCTGATCATCATGGCCGGTACTGCAATTGGACAGCAGACAAATCTCTCTTATCATTTCAGGCATCTGGACATCAGCACCGGACTTGCCAGCAATCACGTTTCAGCTATTCTGCAGGACCGTAAAGGGTTTATCTGGATTGCCAGCACCGCCCTGCAACGGTATGATGGTACCAACCTGGTCACCATGGCCAATTTCGACCGCGTACCCGGTTCCATCTACTACGATGATATCTGCCTTTGTGAAGATAACCGTGGCCGTATATGGATGGGTACCCCTGATAATATTCGTGTATACGACCCTGTTACCACCCTTATCAAAACACTTAAAGTAGCCAACAGGGCAGAACTGCCGGAAGGACTCCAATGCAGTAATATCATCCAGGACCACGCCGGTGTAATGTGGGCGACTACCCGTGATGGCCTCATGCGATTTGATGAAGCCACCTTTAGCTTCCACAAAGCAGCCGGCATACCCGAAACAGACCGGCTGCAGATGCAGGACGGCCTCATGGAAGATGAAGCCGGCAATCTGTGGATAAGCGGTCAGGAACATCTCTATATCCTGGACCGTGATCGTAAGCAGTTATTTACACCCGATCATAATCCCCAACGTTTACGCATACTCGATATCCGTAACAGCTTCAAAAAAATATACACCGATGCCAATCATCAGATATGGCTGGCCGGAAGGGGCGGAATCCTCTATCACTATGATCAGCTGAAAAACACACTGAAAGAACATCATTTTATCGCTCCCGATACCAAACATTATCCTGCTGCACAACAACAAACAGACCCTATTTTTGACGTATTGGCCGATGGAGACAACCGGCTGTGGGTAGCTACGGAAAAAGGAGGGATCTTCCGCTTTAATGAAGCAACCCGGCAGTTTGATGTGAACATTACCAGTAATAATGCAGACGAGCGTGGTTTTCATTATGACTATGAAGCCAACTGTATGCTGAGCGACCGGGAAGGTCACCTGTGGATAGGTACGGATCGTGGTATCAATATCCTCAGCATGCACAATACTTCCTTCCGCATGTTTGATCATCGTACCCCATTCATCAAAACAAAGGAACGGCTGCCCGCCGCAGAGGTGACCGGCATTTTTCAGGGGAGTAACGGTGACATATATGTGGGATACTGGGGGAAAGGCTTCAGCAGGCTGTCTTCTCAATTACAACTACTGGGCAACTACTTCCACAGCGGCGACAGCACTACCTCCATCCCTGAAGAACGGGGACTGGTATGGAGTTTTGCCGAGCTGAAAGATGGGACTATCCTGGTGGGTCAGGAGAATGGAACGCTTTCTCTGTTTAACCCTGCCACCGGCCGGTTTACCCGGCATCTCAATCCACCGGCATTATATAAGCAAACCCTGCTTCGTATGCTGGTACAGGATACAATGGTGTGGATAGGATTGTATAAACGTGGCCTTGCCAGCTGGAACCCACGCACTAACCAGTTTGTACATTACCACGAGATTACTGATTCCCTGAAACGCCCGCTTTCCGTGATGCAGATTGTTGCCGAAAAAGATTCCCTGTTATGGCTGGGCTCCAGCAGTGGAGGCCTGATTCTGTTTGACCCGCGCTCCCGGCGGATCGTGGACAGGCAGACTTTTGAATGGGATAAACATATTTACAACAACGTCACCTCACTGGTAAGATACAACGATAGTACGCTGCTGGCCGGCACAGACCACGGGCTATGGGTCTACAATACTAACCGTGATACCTATACGCCTGTTAAGATCAACGGAAAGCTTTTTGATGAATGGGTGCTGAGCATCCGGGAAGATATTCCGGGAAAGGTATGGTTTACTACTCCTTATGGTTTTTACCGCCTTACACTGCCTGATAAACTGGAAACATTTACCCAGAATGATGATATCATCGACAATACCCGGAAAGTGCGCCGCCGCATCACCTGGCTCAAAGACGGAAGGCTCCTGGTAGGTGCATCCGATCATTTTGTGGTATTTGAACCCGACAAGCTGGAAGTGGCGCCACCACCACCTGATGTGACCATCGTAAATATGAAAGCACTGGACAGCACGGTGCTGATTGAGGAAGCACGGCGGGATGGCAAGCCGGTAGAGTTGAACCACCGGCAGAATTTTATCGGGGTAGAGTTTAAAAGCTTGTTGTACCATCACGAAAAGATCCGTTACTATTACCAGCTGGAAGGCCTCGATGAAAACTGGGTGAGCGCTGAAAGCATACTGGTGGCCAAATATACCAACCTGGCGCCCGGACATTACACTTTCCGCGTGAGGGCTGTTAATACTGCAGGTACTTTCTCCAGACATATCAGCGAGCTGAAAATCTTTATACGGCCTGCTTTCTGGCAAACTTCGTGGTTCCGGTTATTGTGTCTGCTCACCGCAATTGCGCTGGTATATCTGTATTTTAAACTGCGTATCACCTCTGTAAAGAAAGAAGCCCGCGAAAGGGCCGCCATCCAGCAACAGATGGCACAGCTGGAAATGAAAGCCCTGCGTGCGCAGATGAACCCGCATTTTATCTTTAATGCACTCAATTCCATACAGACATTTATGATGAAAAGCGAAACAGAACAGGCATTGTCTTACCTGGCCCGTTTCGCAAGGCTTATCCGTAATGTGCTTGACAATTCCCAACTGAACAATATCCCGGTTTCCAAAGAGGTAAATATGCTGACCAATTACCTGGAACTGGAAAAATTACGTTTCACCGATCAGTTTGAATACCAATTTATCATCGACCCTACGCTGGAGCTCGATCTGGTGGAGATTCCAACCATGATACTGCAGCCCTTTGTGGAAAATGCCATCTGGCATGGTATTCTGCACACCCGTACAAAGGGTAAGATCACCATCACGTTTTCCAGAAAGGAAGACAGGGTATTGTGTAGTGTGGAAGACAACGGGGTGGGGAGAGAAAAATCTGCTGCTCTGCGGAAGATGGAGAAACAGCATTACTCGCGTGGTCTGCAGATCACGCGTGACCGGCTTCAGTTGTATAACAGCCGTTTTAATGTAGATGCCAGCTTTGATATTGAAGACCTGACAGATGAAGCCGGCAACCCGACAGGAACGAGGGTAAATATATGCTTCCCCTATGTAGAGGAATAA
- a CDS encoding Pycsar system effector family protein, whose product MQNSSLIDAARDYMLAQYQQHPHPELVYHNFEHTQQVVKAASQIAAHYRLQDDELQAVYVAAWFHDAGYLLGDSTVHEETGAEEAVRFLQSQQAPEHIQTMVRGAILATKMPQSPHNLVEQIVCDADLFHLGSKEFADRNKLLRREVEMRTQQKIPATTWLTGNIKFLSNHDYWTDYAKTYTKQQKEENLQKLYKRLEKKSTEAQENKATTVAASVPDSTGVTPDAQLIAKAKKKVPKPDRGIETMFRITSTNHIRLSSMADSKAHIMISVNSIIISFMLTVLVRRIEDYPNMIIPAVIFLITSVTTVIFAVLATRPNVTSGTFTREDISNKNANLLFFGNFYRMKLDEYEWGMKKMMEDSEFLYGSMTKDVYHLGVVLAHKYRLLRISYNIFMFGLIVSVLAFMIAGLFFPVKA is encoded by the coding sequence ATGCAAAACAGCTCACTCATAGATGCCGCCAGAGATTATATGTTGGCCCAGTATCAGCAACATCCGCATCCGGAACTGGTATACCATAACTTTGAACATACCCAGCAGGTGGTAAAAGCCGCCTCACAGATTGCTGCACATTATCGCTTACAGGATGACGAATTACAGGCAGTATATGTTGCAGCCTGGTTCCATGATGCCGGCTATCTCCTGGGTGATAGCACTGTCCATGAAGAAACAGGAGCGGAAGAAGCAGTCCGTTTTTTACAGAGCCAGCAGGCCCCGGAGCATATACAAACCATGGTCAGAGGTGCTATCCTGGCCACGAAGATGCCTCAGTCACCACACAACCTGGTAGAACAGATTGTTTGTGATGCAGACCTGTTCCATCTCGGATCAAAAGAGTTTGCCGATCGCAACAAACTGCTGCGTCGTGAAGTGGAAATGAGAACACAACAGAAAATCCCTGCCACCACCTGGCTCACAGGCAACATCAAATTCCTCAGCAATCACGATTATTGGACAGACTACGCAAAAACATATACCAAACAACAAAAAGAAGAGAATCTGCAAAAGCTCTATAAGAGACTGGAAAAAAAATCAACAGAAGCACAGGAGAACAAAGCTACCACTGTCGCTGCCAGCGTACCTGACAGCACCGGCGTCACACCTGATGCACAGCTGATCGCCAAAGCCAAAAAGAAAGTACCCAAACCGGACCGGGGCATAGAAACCATGTTCAGGATCACCTCCACCAACCATATCCGGTTGAGTTCCATGGCCGATAGTAAAGCGCATATTATGATTTCGGTCAACTCCATCATTATCTCCTTTATGCTGACGGTACTGGTAAGGCGTATCGAAGATTATCCCAATATGATTATTCCTGCTGTGATATTCCTCATCACTTCCGTTACCACCGTCATTTTTGCGGTACTGGCCACCAGGCCCAATGTCACCAGTGGTACATTCACCAGGGAAGATATCTCCAACAAAAACGCCAACCTGTTATTCTTTGGTAACTTCTACCGGATGAAACTCGATGAATACGAATGGGGGATGAAAAAAATGATGGAAGATTCTGAATTTCTCTATGGCAGCATGACCAAAGACGTATATCATCTGGGAGTGGTGCTGGCACATAAATACAGACTGCTTCGCATATCCTATAACATTTTTATGTTTGGCCTGATAGTCTCTGTGCTGGCATTTATGATCGCCGGCTTATTTTTCCCGGTAAAAGCATAA